In the genome of Macellibacteroides fermentans, one region contains:
- the metK gene encoding methionine adenosyltransferase: protein MSYLFTSESVSEGHPDKVADQISDALLDEFLAYDKSSKVACETLVTTGQVVLAGEVKSSAYVDVQEVARAVIERIGYTKSEYQFEAKSCGVFSAIHEQSGDINRGVERQDPYNQGAGDQGMMFGYATNETENYMPLALDLSHSLLSELAFIRKNEIEKMPYLRPDAKSQVTIEYDDNGTPLRIDTIVISTQHDEFVLPADDSKAAKDAADKAMQDRIAADVKSLLIPRVMAQYPPQVQALFTDKITYHVNPTGKFVIGGPHGDTGLTGRKIIVDTYGGKGAHGGGAFSGKDPSKVDRSAAYAARHIAKNLVAAGVADEVLVQVSYAIGVAKPMNIFINTYGRSNVKLTDGEIAEKVWNLFDMRPKAIEDRLKLRNPIYFETASYGHMGRTPQVVIKEFNSRYNTAPVICEVELFTWEKLDYVDQIKEAFGL, encoded by the coding sequence ATGAGTTATTTATTTACCTCCGAATCGGTGTCTGAAGGACACCCCGATAAAGTAGCCGATCAGATATCGGATGCTTTGCTTGATGAGTTTCTTGCATACGACAAGAGCTCTAAAGTTGCTTGCGAAACACTTGTAACAACCGGACAGGTTGTTCTGGCTGGAGAAGTTAAATCTAGTGCATACGTTGATGTGCAGGAAGTGGCCCGTGCTGTAATTGAGCGGATTGGTTATACGAAGAGTGAATACCAGTTCGAAGCTAAATCTTGCGGTGTTTTTTCGGCCATACATGAACAAAGCGGTGATATCAACCGGGGTGTTGAACGCCAGGATCCTTACAATCAGGGTGCGGGCGACCAGGGTATGATGTTTGGATATGCAACCAACGAAACAGAAAACTACATGCCGTTGGCCCTTGATTTATCACATTCCTTATTATCAGAACTAGCATTTATACGTAAGAATGAAATAGAAAAAATGCCTTATCTGCGTCCGGATGCTAAGAGTCAGGTTACCATCGAATACGACGATAATGGAACTCCTTTACGTATCGATACCATTGTAATCTCTACGCAGCACGATGAATTCGTTCTTCCTGCGGACGACAGTAAGGCAGCTAAAGATGCAGCCGATAAAGCCATGCAAGATAGAATTGCCGCTGATGTGAAATCTTTATTGATTCCCCGCGTCATGGCGCAATACCCTCCTCAGGTGCAGGCCTTGTTTACTGATAAAATTACCTATCATGTAAATCCTACCGGAAAGTTTGTGATTGGTGGCCCTCATGGAGATACAGGTCTTACCGGAAGAAAAATCATTGTAGATACCTACGGAGGTAAGGGAGCGCACGGTGGTGGAGCTTTCTCCGGAAAGGATCCTTCCAAAGTTGACCGTTCTGCGGCATATGCAGCGCGTCATATTGCCAAGAATCTGGTGGCAGCAGGGGTGGCCGACGAGGTCCTTGTACAGGTATCCTATGCCATTGGTGTGGCAAAGCCAATGAATATCTTTATCAATACCTACGGCCGTTCCAATGTTAAGCTTACGGATGGAGAAATTGCTGAAAAAGTATGGAACTTGTTCGACATGCGACCTAAAGCGATTGAAGACCGGTTGAAATTACGTAATCCTATCTATTTCGAAACAGCTTCGTACGGACACATGGGACGTACCCCTCAGGTTGTAATCAAAGAATTTAATTCACGTTACAATACGGCTCCTGTAATCTGTGAAGTGGAGCTTTTCACTTGGGAGAAGCTTGATTATGTAGATCAGATTAAAGAGGCATTCGGTTTGTAA
- the queA gene encoding tRNA preQ1(34) S-adenosylmethionine ribosyltransferase-isomerase QueA gives MKLSKFKFNLPSELIALQPAKNRDESRLMVVHRKTGEIEHRVFKDILEYFGPKDVFIFNNTKVFPARLYGNKEKTGARIEVFLLRELNEELRLWDVLVDPARKIRIGNKLYFGEDDSMVAEVIDNTTSRGRTLRFLFDGNHDEFKKALYALGETPLPKYIEREVEEDDEQRYQNIYASEEGAVVAPAAGLHFSRELMKRLEIKDCRFAFLTVHSGLGNFREIDVEDLTKHKMDSEQMVVNAEVVKTVNEAKDSNNQICAVGTSVMRAIETAVSTDGHLKEFEGWTNKFIFPPYDFSVATSMVTNFHMPLSTLLMMTASFGGYDLIMDAYDVALKEKYRFGAYGDAMLII, from the coding sequence ATGAAGCTTTCTAAATTCAAATTTAATTTGCCGTCGGAATTGATTGCACTGCAACCAGCCAAAAACAGGGATGAATCCAGATTAATGGTAGTTCATCGCAAAACGGGAGAAATTGAGCACAGAGTCTTCAAAGACATTTTAGAGTATTTCGGACCCAAAGATGTTTTTATTTTTAACAATACAAAGGTATTTCCTGCCCGGTTGTATGGAAATAAAGAAAAGACTGGAGCCCGGATTGAAGTATTTTTGTTGCGGGAATTGAATGAAGAACTGAGATTATGGGATGTCCTGGTGGATCCGGCTCGTAAAATCCGTATCGGGAATAAACTGTATTTTGGAGAAGATGATTCTATGGTTGCCGAGGTGATAGATAATACGACCTCACGTGGACGTACGTTGCGCTTCCTTTTCGATGGTAATCACGACGAGTTCAAAAAGGCTCTATACGCCTTAGGTGAGACTCCGCTTCCAAAGTATATTGAACGTGAAGTTGAAGAAGACGACGAACAAAGGTATCAAAATATCTATGCATCGGAAGAAGGCGCGGTTGTGGCTCCGGCTGCAGGACTACATTTTAGCCGTGAATTGATGAAACGTCTTGAAATCAAGGATTGTCGGTTTGCATTCCTGACTGTTCATTCGGGCTTAGGTAACTTCCGCGAAATCGATGTGGAGGATCTTACCAAGCATAAAATGGATTCCGAGCAGATGGTTGTGAACGCAGAAGTGGTGAAAACAGTGAACGAGGCGAAAGACAGCAACAACCAGATTTGTGCTGTGGGCACCTCTGTTATGCGTGCCATTGAGACTGCTGTAAGTACGGATGGCCATTTGAAGGAGTTTGAAGGGTGGACCAACAAATTTATCTTCCCTCCATACGATTTCAGTGTTGCAACAAGCATGGTAACAAATTTCCATATGCCGCTTTCAACTTTGTTGATGATGACGGCTTCTTTTGGAGGATACGATCTGATTATGGATGCTTATGATGTGGCTTTAAAAGAGAAATATCGTTTTGGGGCTTATGGTGATGCCATGTTAATCATTTGA
- the folK gene encoding 2-amino-4-hydroxy-6-hydroxymethyldihydropteridine diphosphokinase — protein sequence MAVVYFSLGANIGDKRNNMITAVALLSERVGSILALSDLYETTPWGFVSENNFLNAALMMETTLSPYEILALTQEIERDMGRSQKSEGEYHDRVIDIDILMYDDWVIDTPLLTLPHPLMHQRSFVLGPLSEIAHTCIHPVLNRSIGELYLALPTNNSQANS from the coding sequence ATGGCAGTTGTATATTTTAGTCTCGGAGCAAATATAGGCGACAAGCGTAATAATATGATTACTGCCGTGGCGCTTTTATCAGAAAGGGTGGGGAGTATACTCGCCCTTTCTGATTTATATGAAACTACCCCCTGGGGGTTTGTTTCAGAAAATAATTTTTTAAATGCTGCGCTCATGATGGAGACAACCCTTTCTCCCTATGAGATTCTGGCATTAACACAGGAGATAGAACGTGATATGGGCCGTTCGCAAAAAAGTGAAGGCGAATATCACGACCGTGTTATCGATATTGATATATTAATGTACGACGATTGGGTGATAGATACACCTCTTCTTACGTTGCCGCATCCATTGATGCATCAACGTAGCTTTGTTCTGGGTCCCCTCTCGGAGATTGCTCATACCTGTATTCATCCGGTTCTTAATCGTTCCATAGGTGAATTATATTTAGCACTTCCGACGAATAATAGCCAAGCGAATTCTTAA
- a CDS encoding undecaprenyl-diphosphate phosphatase yields the protein MNSIEAIIIAIVEGLTEFLPVSSTGHMIITQNMLGVESTDFVKAFTVIIQFGAILSVVCLYWNRFFRLNPCKIFDADAVKGMTGVSKWKTYGKRFLYKFDFYWKLLVAFLPAAVIGFLFSDAIDSMLENVWVVAVMLVIGGVFMLFVDKLFNRVSTDELTEKKALYIGFFQCIAMIPGVSRSMATIVGGMSQKLSRKTAAEFSFFLAVPTMFAATAYKLLKLILEPGGLAILNENAGILVIGNVVAFVVALLAIKFFIGFVTKYGFKAFGYYRIIVGGIILVMLWMGYNLEIV from the coding sequence ATGAATAGTATAGAGGCAATCATTATTGCCATTGTTGAAGGGTTAACAGAGTTTCTTCCCGTTTCTTCTACCGGACATATGATTATTACACAAAATATGTTGGGTGTAGAAAGTACCGATTTTGTAAAGGCTTTTACTGTCATCATCCAGTTCGGTGCCATTCTTTCTGTAGTTTGTCTGTATTGGAATCGTTTTTTCAGGCTTAATCCCTGTAAGATATTCGATGCCGATGCAGTGAAAGGGATGACCGGAGTCTCCAAGTGGAAGACGTACGGAAAACGCTTTCTTTATAAATTCGATTTTTACTGGAAATTATTAGTTGCCTTTTTGCCTGCAGCAGTCATCGGATTCCTTTTCAGTGATGCCATCGATTCTATGTTGGAGAATGTATGGGTGGTAGCTGTCATGCTTGTGATAGGTGGCGTTTTTATGCTCTTTGTTGATAAGCTCTTTAACCGGGTATCTACCGATGAACTAACGGAAAAGAAGGCTCTCTACATAGGCTTTTTTCAATGTATTGCTATGATTCCGGGTGTTTCGCGGTCCATGGCCACTATTGTGGGGGGGATGTCGCAGAAGCTGTCTCGTAAAACGGCCGCCGAGTTTTCCTTCTTTTTGGCAGTGCCCACCATGTTTGCCGCCACAGCTTACAAACTACTAAAACTCATACTTGAACCCGGAGGTTTGGCTATTTTGAACGAAAACGCAGGGATATTGGTTATAGGTAATGTAGTTGCGTTTGTGGTTGCTTTACTGGCAATTAAGTTCTTTATAGGTTTTGTAACCAAGTATGGATTCAAGGCATTTGGGTATTATCGTATTATCGTGGGTGGAATCATTCTGGTTATGTTATGGATGGGGTATAATTTAGAAATAGTTTAA
- the truB gene encoding tRNA pseudouridine(55) synthase TruB → MDFIEGEILYFNKPLRWTSFDLVNKFRYKLSRKLKVKKIKVGHAGTLDPLATGVMIICTGRATKRIEEFQYQTKEYVATLKLGETTPSFDLEKEVDAVYPTEHISCSMVEEVLTSFVGKIQQVPPVFSACKVDGKRAYDLARKGEEVELKAKTLVIDEIELLNCELPVIKIRVVCSKGTYIRALARDIGVALNSGAHLIALERTRIGDITLDQCMNPEDIDAFLDNEVKIINEN, encoded by the coding sequence ATGGATTTTATAGAGGGAGAGATACTTTATTTTAATAAACCTTTACGTTGGACGTCGTTCGACCTGGTAAATAAGTTCAGATACAAACTTTCCAGAAAATTGAAGGTTAAGAAAATTAAAGTTGGACACGCGGGCACCTTAGACCCGCTTGCAACTGGTGTGATGATTATTTGCACAGGCAGAGCAACCAAACGTATTGAAGAGTTTCAGTACCAGACAAAGGAATATGTAGCTACACTTAAACTGGGAGAAACTACACCTTCTTTCGATCTGGAAAAAGAGGTGGACGCTGTGTACCCTACAGAGCACATCAGTTGTTCCATGGTAGAAGAGGTTCTTACCTCGTTTGTAGGAAAGATCCAGCAGGTGCCACCGGTCTTTTCTGCCTGTAAGGTAGATGGTAAAAGAGCTTATGATCTGGCACGTAAGGGCGAAGAAGTTGAACTAAAAGCGAAAACGCTTGTAATTGATGAAATCGAACTGCTGAACTGTGAATTGCCGGTAATAAAAATACGGGTAGTTTGTAGTAAAGGGACCTATATCAGGGCATTGGCCCGCGACATCGGAGTTGCGTTGAATTCGGGTGCGCATCTTATTGCGCTTGAACGTACGCGCATCGGGGATATTACGCTGGATCAGTGTATGAATCCTGAAGATATAGATGCCTTTTTAGATAACGAAGTGAAAATAATAAACGAAAATTAA
- a CDS encoding acetyl-CoA hydrolase/transferase family protein, which yields MSLKFITAEEAAAFVNNDDNVGFSGFTPAGCPKSVPEAIAKRAAEEHAKGNPFQIGMFTGASTGDRLDGELARANAIKFRTPYQSNKDLRSALNAHKAQYYDMHLSELAQSLRYGFLGKINVAVIEAADVTEDGEIVPTCGVGITPTICRLADKIIVELNHKHPKAIRGMHDIYEPLDPPYRREIPVYSPSDRIGLPYVKVDPSKIVGVVETENANEGGAFAPLDDVTKAIGNNVAMFLAGELKAGRIPEGFLPMQSGVGNVANAVLAAIGENKEIPAFNVYTEVIQDAVISLMKEGRVKFASGCSLSVSNDVIREIYANLDFFKDKILLRPQEISNNPEVARRLGLITINTALEADIFGNINSTHVSGTKMMNGIGGSGDFTRSAYLSIFTTPSTAKDGKISAFVPMVSHVDHNEHSVKVIITEYGVADLRGKSPVQRAEAIINNCVHPDYRPLLTEYMNMGIKGHTPQNLKCSFAFHEELAASGDMHNVDWSKYAK from the coding sequence ATGTCATTAAAATTCATTACTGCTGAAGAAGCTGCTGCGTTCGTGAATAACGACGACAACGTTGGTTTCAGTGGATTTACGCCAGCCGGATGTCCTAAATCGGTTCCGGAGGCTATTGCAAAAAGAGCAGCTGAAGAGCATGCCAAAGGCAACCCATTTCAGATCGGAATGTTTACCGGAGCTTCTACCGGAGACAGACTAGACGGCGAACTTGCCCGTGCAAATGCCATCAAATTCAGAACGCCGTATCAATCTAACAAAGATTTACGTTCTGCACTTAATGCACACAAGGCTCAGTACTATGATATGCATTTATCGGAACTGGCGCAAAGTCTGCGTTATGGTTTTCTTGGAAAAATAAATGTAGCTGTTATTGAAGCTGCCGATGTAACTGAAGACGGAGAGATTGTTCCTACTTGCGGAGTAGGTATCACACCTACTATCTGTCGTTTGGCCGATAAAATAATCGTGGAACTTAACCATAAACATCCGAAGGCTATCAGAGGGATGCACGACATCTACGAGCCTCTGGATCCTCCTTATCGTCGCGAAATACCCGTTTATTCTCCTTCAGACCGGATTGGATTGCCTTATGTAAAGGTTGATCCATCTAAGATCGTTGGCGTGGTTGAAACTGAAAATGCAAACGAAGGTGGTGCATTTGCTCCGCTGGACGACGTTACAAAGGCTATTGGTAACAACGTGGCTATGTTCCTTGCTGGCGAACTGAAAGCCGGTCGCATTCCGGAAGGATTCCTACCGATGCAAAGTGGGGTAGGTAATGTTGCCAACGCAGTACTTGCTGCTATTGGTGAAAATAAGGAAATCCCTGCCTTCAATGTGTATACGGAGGTAATTCAGGATGCGGTTATTTCTTTGATGAAAGAAGGTCGTGTTAAGTTTGCCAGTGGATGTTCATTGTCTGTAAGTAACGATGTGATCCGCGAAATCTATGCAAATTTGGACTTCTTCAAGGATAAGATATTACTTCGTCCGCAGGAAATCTCCAACAACCCGGAAGTAGCCCGTCGTTTAGGTTTGATAACGATCAACACCGCGCTGGAAGCTGATATTTTCGGTAATATCAACTCAACCCACGTATCGGGAACTAAAATGATGAACGGTATCGGTGGTTCGGGTGACTTTACACGTTCTGCTTACCTGTCAATCTTCACCACTCCTTCTACAGCTAAAGATGGTAAGATCAGTGCATTTGTTCCCATGGTATCTCACGTTGACCATAATGAACACTCTGTAAAGGTTATTATCACAGAGTACGGTGTAGCCGATTTAAGAGGTAAATCTCCGGTTCAACGTGCCGAAGCAATTATCAACAATTGTGTTCATCCGGATTACAGACCTTTGCTTACTGAATATATGAATATGGGTATCAAAGGACATACACCTCAGAATTTGAAATGCAGTTTTGCTTTCCACGAAGAGCTGGCAGCCAGTGGCGACATGCACAATGTTGACTGGAGCAAATACGCAAAGTAA
- a CDS encoding DUF3098 domain-containing protein: MAKRDFAFGKENFILIAVAIAFIVIGFVLMGGGASEDGVSFNPEIFSTRRIVVAPVITVIGFVAMIYAIVHKPKNNEQE; encoded by the coding sequence ATGGCTAAAAGAGATTTTGCTTTCGGAAAAGAAAATTTTATACTTATAGCAGTTGCTATTGCTTTTATCGTGATAGGATTCGTATTGATGGGAGGTGGAGCTTCTGAAGATGGCGTATCCTTTAATCCTGAAATATTCAGTACACGCAGAATAGTTGTAGCTCCGGTTATAACCGTGATCGGATTTGTAGCGATGATATATGCAATAGTTCATAAACCCAAAAATAACGAGCAGGAATAA
- the glpT gene encoding glycerol-3-phosphate transporter, whose translation MINFLKPAAHKPSLDNEAIDPTYKKLRLQVFIGIFVGYAGYYLVRKNFTLAMPYLIEMGFDKGDLGLALSANAIAYGFSKFLMGGVSDRSNARFFLPLGLILSALITFLIGTSAGISSISTMFILQFLIGWFQGMGWPPCGRVMTHWFSVKERGTKMAIWNVAHNVGGGMVGAMTAYGILWFGSWQAGIFWFPAVVAILISLLGLLLIRDTPQSCGLPPIEKYRNEYPKNYSASSEKELSAKEIFFKYVLNNKILWYIAIANAFVYLVRYGVLDWAPTYLKDVKGYDIKEVGWAYSAYEWAAIPGTLICGWLSDKIFKGRRAITTMIYMVLVALFVVIYWKNMDNRLLDSIALIAIGFLIYGPVMLIGVQALDLAPKKAAGTAAGLTGFFGYFFGTAILANIVMGYVVEHLGWDWGFFILLSACALSFLFIAFTYKEEQYLIKQEKKVVKIE comes from the coding sequence ATGATAAACTTCTTGAAACCGGCAGCTCATAAACCATCCTTGGATAATGAAGCAATAGATCCGACATATAAGAAACTCAGATTACAAGTCTTTATCGGTATTTTCGTAGGATACGCCGGTTATTATCTGGTAAGAAAGAATTTTACTCTTGCCATGCCTTATTTAATAGAAATGGGATTTGATAAAGGAGACCTCGGACTGGCTCTTTCTGCTAATGCGATAGCATACGGATTTTCCAAATTCTTAATGGGAGGCGTGTCAGACCGAAGTAATGCAAGGTTTTTTCTACCTTTAGGTCTTATTCTATCTGCTTTAATCACCTTCCTGATTGGAACAAGTGCTGGCATATCGTCCATATCTACCATGTTTATTCTTCAATTTCTAATCGGATGGTTTCAGGGGATGGGATGGCCTCCCTGCGGTAGAGTTATGACACACTGGTTTTCGGTAAAGGAACGGGGTACCAAAATGGCCATCTGGAATGTGGCACATAATGTAGGAGGAGGTATGGTTGGAGCAATGACAGCCTATGGTATTCTATGGTTTGGCTCCTGGCAGGCAGGTATTTTCTGGTTTCCCGCCGTAGTTGCCATACTAATATCCCTGCTAGGCTTGCTCTTGATACGGGATACTCCCCAATCGTGCGGACTACCACCAATAGAAAAATACAGGAATGAGTATCCCAAAAATTACTCAGCGAGTTCGGAGAAAGAGCTATCTGCAAAGGAAATCTTCTTTAAATATGTGCTCAATAATAAAATACTCTGGTATATCGCCATTGCAAATGCCTTTGTGTATCTGGTTCGGTATGGTGTACTTGACTGGGCGCCAACTTATCTGAAAGATGTGAAAGGATACGATATTAAAGAAGTCGGATGGGCTTATTCTGCCTACGAATGGGCAGCTATACCGGGAACACTCATTTGTGGGTGGCTTAGTGACAAGATTTTTAAAGGCAGAAGAGCTATTACAACTATGATATATATGGTATTAGTCGCTCTGTTTGTGGTAATCTACTGGAAAAACATGGACAACCGGCTACTGGACAGTATTGCGCTTATTGCTATCGGCTTCCTAATTTATGGGCCGGTAATGCTTATAGGGGTGCAGGCACTGGACTTAGCTCCCAAAAAAGCTGCCGGAACAGCAGCAGGACTAACAGGGTTCTTCGGGTATTTCTTTGGAACCGCCATTTTAGCCAATATAGTTATGGGATATGTAGTTGAACATTTGGGATGGGATTGGGGATTTTTCATATTACTATCTGCCTGCGCATTGTCCTTTTTGTTTATTGCATTTACCTATAAAGAAGAACAATATCTGATAAAACAGGAAAAAAAGGTCGTAAAGATTGAATAG
- a CDS encoding cell division protein FtsX gives MTENKKFTTVSFFNSRLTSVISIALVLFLLGLILLMGLMGDTLSRFVKENITFSVVLKDDMSEGEVKRMQKKLEAEPFIKSIEYISKEQASKELEEELGERPETFLGFNPLQASLEVKLHSEYANPDSLQLIEKQFKKYTNVSELLYRKDMMEVVNDNLKRIGIILLSLAAVLMIISFVLISNTIRLLIYSKRFLIHTMKLVGATHGFIRKPFMIYNMVSGIYASILAMLLLMGALYYLQSELAGFIDLINTDALLMVFAAVLVLGILLSVVATFFAVNKYLRMGVDKLYYI, from the coding sequence ATGACTGAAAATAAGAAATTTACAACTGTCTCTTTCTTTAATTCTCGCCTTACATCCGTAATTAGCATTGCGTTGGTTCTCTTTTTATTAGGTCTTATCCTTTTGATGGGACTGATGGGTGATACACTTTCGAGGTTTGTAAAGGAAAATATAACTTTTTCTGTAGTGCTGAAAGATGATATGAGTGAGGGTGAAGTAAAACGGATGCAGAAAAAGCTGGAAGCAGAACCATTCATAAAATCTATTGAATATATCTCCAAAGAACAGGCATCCAAAGAACTGGAAGAGGAACTGGGAGAACGCCCCGAAACATTTTTAGGTTTTAATCCGTTGCAAGCTTCACTGGAGGTGAAGTTGCATTCGGAATATGCTAATCCGGACAGTCTGCAACTTATCGAAAAGCAATTCAAGAAATATACCAATGTATCTGAACTATTATATCGCAAAGATATGATGGAGGTTGTGAATGATAATTTAAAACGGATCGGAATTATTCTGCTGTCGCTTGCGGCAGTTCTTATGATTATCTCCTTTGTGCTAATCAGTAACACCATCCGTTTGCTTATCTATTCGAAGCGCTTCCTCATTCATACGATGAAACTTGTAGGGGCTACGCATGGTTTTATCCGTAAACCCTTTATGATATATAATATGGTAAGCGGGATTTATGCTTCTATATTGGCCATGTTACTATTGATGGGGGCCCTTTACTACCTGCAGTCTGAGCTTGCCGGATTTATAGATCTGATAAATACGGATGCTCTGTTGATGGTTTTCGCGGCTGTGCTTGTGCTTGGTATTTTGTTATCGGTCGTAGCAACCTTCTTTGCAGTAAACAAATACCTGAGAATGGGTGTTGATAAATTATATTACATTTAA
- the miaB gene encoding tRNA (N6-isopentenyl adenosine(37)-C2)-methylthiotransferase MiaB translates to MSNETKGVDLKSAAQNVERKLFIETYGCQMNVADSEVVASIMEMDGYAVTNKIEEADAIFVNTCSVRDNAEQKVLGRLQYFQSLKRKKRTLIIGVLGCMAERVKEELISNHGVDLVVGPDSYMDLPNLVGAVEHGEKAINVELSTQETYKDVIPLKIGGINISGFISIMRGCNNFCTYCIVPYTRGRERSRDVESILNEVRDMRDKGFREVTLLGQNVNSYLFKKGDESITFPMLLERVALEAPDMRIRFTTSHPKDMSDDTLTVIAKYPNLCRHIHLPAQSGSSRILKIMNRKYTREWYMDRIAAIRRILPDCAISTDLFCGFHSETQDEYEETLSLMREVGYDSAFMFKYSERPGTFAAKNLEDNIPEDEKVRRLQGMIDLQNKLSEESNLRDVGKVFEVLVEGFSKRSREQLFGRTSQNKVVIFDKQNFKVGQFVKVRVTGASSATLFGQPIEA, encoded by the coding sequence ATGAGTAATGAAACGAAAGGCGTGGACTTAAAATCTGCTGCCCAGAACGTAGAACGTAAGCTGTTTATTGAAACCTATGGCTGTCAGATGAATGTGGCAGACAGTGAGGTTGTTGCATCCATCATGGAGATGGATGGTTATGCTGTGACCAACAAAATTGAAGAGGCGGATGCCATCTTCGTAAATACCTGCTCTGTGCGCGATAATGCCGAACAGAAGGTGTTAGGGAGGTTGCAGTATTTTCAGTCGTTAAAGCGGAAAAAGAGAACGCTCATTATCGGAGTGCTCGGTTGTATGGCTGAAAGGGTAAAAGAGGAGTTGATCAGCAATCACGGGGTGGATTTGGTGGTTGGTCCCGATTCGTACATGGATCTTCCGAATTTGGTTGGAGCCGTGGAGCATGGAGAGAAAGCAATTAACGTAGAACTTTCTACTCAGGAAACGTATAAAGATGTAATTCCGTTGAAAATAGGCGGAATAAATATCTCCGGATTTATTTCCATTATGCGCGGTTGTAATAATTTCTGCACCTATTGCATTGTTCCCTATACACGTGGAAGGGAGAGAAGCCGCGATGTGGAAAGCATCCTGAATGAGGTGCGGGATATGCGCGATAAAGGTTTCCGCGAGGTTACTCTGTTAGGGCAGAACGTTAATTCGTATCTTTTCAAAAAAGGGGATGAGAGCATAACCTTCCCGATGCTATTGGAGCGGGTGGCTTTGGAAGCTCCTGATATGCGGATCCGTTTCACTACATCACATCCAAAAGACATGAGCGACGATACACTGACTGTAATAGCGAAGTATCCAAACTTGTGCAGGCACATTCATTTGCCGGCTCAATCAGGAAGCTCAAGAATCTTAAAAATCATGAACCGGAAATATACCCGCGAATGGTATATGGACCGGATCGCAGCAATCCGTCGTATTTTACCTGACTGTGCGATTTCGACCGATCTTTTCTGTGGTTTCCACTCCGAAACCCAGGATGAATATGAAGAGACCCTTTCACTGATGCGAGAGGTTGGATACGACTCTGCATTCATGTTTAAATATTCCGAACGTCCGGGTACATTTGCAGCAAAAAATCTGGAAGACAATATTCCGGAAGACGAAAAGGTACGTCGACTTCAAGGGATGATCGATCTGCAAAACAAGCTGTCTGAAGAGAGCAACCTGAGAGATGTCGGTAAAGTATTTGAGGTATTGGTTGAGGGCTTTTCCAAACGTTCGCGCGAGCAATTATTCGGTAGGACAAGTCAGAATAAGGTCGTTATATTTGATAAGCAGAATTTTAAAGTTGGCCAATTTGTAAAAGTACGTGTAACCGGAGCCTCTTCGGCCACTCTGTTTGGTCAACCGATAGAAGCATAA